AATAGGACGCGCCGGCCAGCTTCGCCGCCACGAGAGAGGCGATGGCGACGGGCGGGGTGATGGCCGACAATATGGCGAAATAGAAGATGAACATGTGCGCGGCGACTTTGTCCCCACGGATGGCGAGGAAGTGCTTCATCCACTCCTCGCCGTAGATGGCGGTCAGCTCCGGCCCTATGAGCTTGATCAGGACAGGGCCGCCCAGGATGGCGAGGAGAACGTAGGCCGCCGTCGTGGGCATCCCCATCCCCAGGATGGCGCAGGCGACGGCGGTCAGCAGCAGCCCGACGAAGAAACCATCCAGCCCCAGGTACCCGATACACCCGCCTCCGGGGGCGAGCCCGATCAGGCAGATGTCCCGCGAGAGCGACTCGATGAGCAGGGCGAACTTGTTCCCCACCCCCGTGAACGAGAGCACTTGCACCACGATCTCGATACTGAGCAGCGTCACGCCGAACTCCGCGCCCTGCCGGCCCCCGGTGGCGAGCGCGCGGCGTAGATCGTCGAGCCAACCGGTGGCCCCCTCGGCTGCCCTCGTGTCCGGCCCGGTACGCCCTTCGCGCCGGGCACGCGCGAGGTAGAGGAGAGGGTTGCAGGATATGGCCGCCACCTCATCCAGCCGGGGCGGGGTTTCGTCGCCCGGTTCGCGCGGGGACGAGAAGGCGAGGATCGCCCGCTGAATCGCGGCGCCGACCGCGAAGAAAATGATGGCGTGATAGATGAACCCGAAAGGGTGGAGATAGTCCGCCGCTTCCTCGAACCCGGGCAGAATCGTGTAGAGGGCGCGCTGCACGCCGTACGCCGCTCCCCAAATGAGGAAGAAGATCCACGGCGACAGGGCGAAGGTCCGGACGCCGATCCCCCGCAGGCCCGACCACGCGGCCAGCACCGCCAGCACGACGCCCGCGCCCGCTACGCCGGAGGTCCAGCCGTACATGGCCCACAGAATGACGGCCGCCAGGGGATAGATGACGGGCCAGCCGCGCGCGATTTCGTGCCAGAGATCCCTGCCCGCGGGCAGCAGCCGCAGCGAGAGCACGCCCGCCCCGGTGCCCGCCACGCCCAGGATCGCCGCAGCGGCGGCGGCGTTTCCCGCCGTCAGGGGCAGGTCCAGGAAAAGGGGCCAGCCCATCCAGACGCCGGCCGCGTAGAGGACGGAATAGAGCACAACCGAGAAAGCCCAGAACATGATGGGGACGAAGACATACCCCTCGTCGGTGACGAAGCGGTCGCCCACCCGCATCGTCGCCAGAAAAGCCGCCGAGAACCGGTAGAACCATATGAGGATCATGGTGAAGATGGCCATCACGCCGGCGTAGACCGGCGTACGGCCTTCCATCAGGAAGTAGACGAGGAAGGCGAGGGGCACGAGGTAGAACCAGCCGGAGCGCAGCTCGGCGCGCCAGTCGGGGATCTCCTCCCGTGGCAAGGGCTTGATGTTCAGCTTCCCGGCGGCGAAGTGAATGTTGATGCCAACGATAATGAAGTAGAGGACAGCGGGAATGGCCGCATAGCCGATGAGGTGGACGTAGGGCACCTCGATCAGCTCGCTCATGATGAAGGCGCCCGCCCCCATGACGGGCGGCATGATCTGCCCACCGCTGCTGGCCGCCGCCTCCGCCGCCGCCGCGATGTGGGGGCTGAGCCCGATTCGCTTCATCAGGGGGATCGTGAAGGTCCCCGTCGTGACGACGTTGCCCGCGGCGCTGCCCGAGACCGTCCCCATCAACGCGCTCGAGCCCACCGCGGCGAGTCCCGCGCCCGCCCGCAGGCGCCCGAAGAGGCCGAGGGCGAAGTTCACGAAAAACTGCCCGGCGCCGGATTCGTGCAGGAACGCCCCCAGGATGAGGAACATCATAATGAAAGTGGCCGAGATGATGACCAGGAACCCGAACACGCCCCCGATGAAATCGGTGGAGAGCTTCCCGATCAGCTCGATCCAGCCGTGGCCTCCGTGGCCGAATGGTGGGTGGAAGAGATTCCCCCACAGCCCGTAGAGGACGGTGACGACAACGAGGATGGGAAGCGGCGGGCCGAAGCACCGCCGGGTAAGCTCGATCGCGACGGCAATCATGATGAAGCCCGAGCGGGTGTCGGTGAAGGTAGGGGCACCGACGCGGTTCGCCATGTCCCCGTAGGCGTAGAACACATACAGGCCGGCGCCGACCGCGAAGACCAGCATCCCCGTGTCCA
Above is a window of bacterium DNA encoding:
- a CDS encoding TRAP transporter large permease subunit; the encoded protein is MSSETARDGASTSRLVRTFACLAGGIAVLSAIYHIAAVYLVPLPGELHPNMHLLFAYSIILIGGAAAKPEVYGDEFGGLGPFACMYFVSLLIAAFFFFYVMDEFSPQEKWADGQFWWAYALPFVSWAAMFIRERAWKAMGLWAASFVPAVLLFANWSSLPASAQQPTSWWILLASAVPAGWLLFGVFHRPAEGVRRAAVPLAVMVAAALLAAWRVGLWAYQSNDVRTVLYLWPLLILLVPAIWAWRRAQDIFQEHPGHPFPRSLDVGMDTGMLVFAVGAGLYVFYAYGDMANRVGAPTFTDTRSGFIMIAVAIELTRRCFGPPLPILVVVTVLYGLWGNLFHPPFGHGGHGWIELIGKLSTDFIGGVFGFLVIISATFIMMFLILGAFLHESGAGQFFVNFALGLFGRLRAGAGLAAVGSSALMGTVSGSAAGNVVTTGTFTIPLMKRIGLSPHIAAAAEAAASSGGQIMPPVMGAGAFIMSELIEVPYVHLIGYAAIPAVLYFIIVGINIHFAAGKLNIKPLPREEIPDWRAELRSGWFYLVPLAFLVYFLMEGRTPVYAGVMAIFTMILIWFYRFSAAFLATMRVGDRFVTDEGYVFVPIMFWAFSVVLYSVLYAAGVWMGWPLFLDLPLTAGNAAAAAAILGVAGTGAGVLSLRLLPAGRDLWHEIARGWPVIYPLAAVILWAMYGWTSGVAGAGVVLAVLAAWSGLRGIGVRTFALSPWIFFLIWGAAYGVQRALYTILPGFEEAADYLHPFGFIYHAIIFFAVGAAIQRAILAFSSPREPGDETPPRLDEVAAISCNPLLYLARARREGRTGPDTRAAEGATGWLDDLRRALATGGRQGAEFGVTLLSIEIVVQVLSFTGVGNKFALLIESLSRDICLIGLAPGGGCIGYLGLDGFFVGLLLTAVACAILGMGMPTTAAYVLLAILGGPVLIKLIGPELTAIYGEEWMKHFLAIRGDKVAAHMFIFYFAILSAITPPVAIASLVAAKLAGASYFQTSIMALRFAIVGFVVPFLFMYQPSLLALDHPARVVLATLMTLIGFVAFSAGVQGWFLDRLYFYERMLFFGCFLFLIFFDIYFRWPLLAAGVACAVPPVVRQCRARVLQRAAA